ACCCTCGTAAATGAGAATGTAATTACCGGCCTCGATGGTCTGCTCTTTAGCTTCTTCCATGGAATAGCCCGCAGCAGCTGAAAGGGTCTCGCTGTAATTCAGTGAGATCATTTCGAGAACAATAGTTGCTGGATCAGGGGTTTCAACCTGTGCAAAAGCTTCGGTACAACCCGTGCATGAAGCGCCCTCTATCCAGATAACCGGATAAAGCTTTCCTTCTTTTGCGCCGATGACAGATTTCTCGAGAGCATCGGCTACCTGGGGTATCGTCAGCTGACTTGCACCAGCCGCAGCGACCACAGCCCCACAGAGCTTCAGGAAACTGCGACGCGAAACTCCACGCGCTTCGAGCAGTGCCTCAAAACCCGTCTGGGTGGCCTCTCTTTCCATGTGCGCACCTCCTTGGTGTCTTCTCCTGCCTGCATGGAAAACGGTAGCGCCTTGTGCATATGTTTCGCGCTGTCTCCCGGTCGATAGATACCCACACGCAACAAACGGTACCAAAATGTTACTTATACGTTAAAAAGTAACACTCATAGAACTGCATGCTCATGTGTTTACGACCCTGAAGCACAGCGCTCTCGTCTGCCTTGAGCGCTCGTATGGTTAGTATAAGCCTTGTTGTTACTTCCGTATCACAGGGATCGGGGAAAACCCGCAGATTCGATTATTTGAGCGCATTTATTGTCAGTTAAGACTATGGAGACCCTAAAAAGTCAAACAAATCGACCCCTAAAATCCACCCCTAGGCATAAAAAGGGATGTCAACCTGCGTTGACATCCCTTTATCAGACACACTTTTGTCCTTTGCCTCACCTTTGCCGCAGAACGCTTAAATAACGTCTACTGCAAAGAATAGGTAGATTTGATCCTAGAAGTTTTCGGCGCGAATCTCAAAGAATGACTGAGGATGGTTGCATACGGGGCAAACCTTCGGAGCTTCTTTGCCGATGTGGATATGACCACAGTTGTTGCACTTCCAGACAACGACATCGCCGCGCTTGAATACTTCACCAGCGTTAATGCGATCGATCAGCTTGCGATAGCGAGCCTCATGTTCTTTTTCGATAGCACCTACGCCATCAAACAGCTCAGCGAGGTTGTTGAAGCCCTCTTCGCGTGCTGTTTTAGCGAAGTCGGCATACATGTCGTCCCACTCGTAGTATTCACCGGCAGCTGCGTCAGCAAGGTTGGTCAGAGTATCAGGGATGCTACCGTCATGCAGTGCCTTAAACCACAGCTTGGCATGTTCTTTTTCGTTCTGTGAAGTCTCCAAAAAGATATTCTGGATTTGCACATAGCCATCTTTCTTGGCCTGGCTCGCATAGTACTGATACTTCGTATGTGCCTGTGATTCGCCTGCAAAAGCGGTCTGCAGGTTCTTTTCAGTCTGACTGCCCTTTA
This genomic interval from Cryptobacterium curtum DSM 15641 contains the following:
- the rbr gene encoding rubrerythrin; amino-acid sequence: MELKGSQTEKNLQTAFAGESQAHTKYQYYASQAKKDGYVQIQNIFLETSQNEKEHAKLWFKALHDGSIPDTLTNLADAAAGEYYEWDDMYADFAKTAREEGFNNLAELFDGVGAIEKEHEARYRKLIDRINAGEVFKRGDVVVWKCNNCGHIHIGKEAPKVCPVCNHPQSFFEIRAENF